A stretch of the Macaca thibetana thibetana isolate TM-01 chromosome X, ASM2454274v1, whole genome shotgun sequence genome encodes the following:
- the LOC126946313 gene encoding 40S ribosomal protein S24, whose amino-acid sequence MNDTVTIRTRKFMTNRLLQRKQMVIDVLHPGKATVPKTEIREKLAKMYKTTPDVIFVFGFRTHFGGGKTTGFGMIYDSLDYAKKNEPKHRLARHGLYEKKKTSRKQRKERKNRMKKVRGTAKANVGAGKK is encoded by the coding sequence ATGAACGACACCGTAACTATCCGCACTAGAAAGTTCATGACCAACCGACTACTTCAGAGGAAACAAATGGTCATTGACGTCCTTCACCCTGGGAAGGCAACAGTGCCTAAGACAGAAATTCGGGAAAAACTAGCCAAAATGTACAAGACCACACCGGATGTCATCTTTGTATTTGGATTCAGAACTCATTTTGGTGGTGGCAAGACAACTGGCTTTGGCATGATTTATGACTCCCTGGattatgcaaagaaaaatgaacccAAACATAGACTTGCAAGACATGGCctgtatgagaagaaaaagacCTCAAGAAAGCAACGAAAGGAACGCaagaacagaatgaagaaagTCAGGGGGACTGCAAAGGCCAATGTTGGTGCTGGCAAAAAGTGA